GATCTCAGCGTTGACGATCGCGCTCACCGCGGCATCGACGCGCGCGTCGGGCAAGACGATTTCGATTTTGATTTTCGGCAGAAAATCGACGGTGTATTCGCTGCCGCGATAAATTTCTGTGTGCCCTTTCTGGCGGCCGAAGCCTTTCACTTCTGTAACGGTCATGCCCTCGATGCCGAGCTCGGCCAGGGCTTCCTTTACTTCCTCGAGTTTGAACGGCTTGATGATCGCTTCGAGCTTTTTCATGTGAGGCCAGGGTCCGGTGAGTGGGTATTCTTCAATCGCAACAAAGGTTAAGGCGCGGGAAACCGAAACCTTCGGGAGCCCTTAAATTCGTTTCGGTGAATCGCCGCACGTGCTCTCATAGCAACGTCCCCGAAATGGTGCAACACCGAAATTTTTTGCCCCAACAATTTTTTTTATTGAAGGCTCAAGAAGCTCGCAAAACGGTCCCAAAAGATTACGACGGACCGCTAATTTTTTTGAACTGTGGGTCCCTGGGGTGGAGTTTTTTCTGCATATGCACGCATCTTTCCCTCGTGGATTTGACCGCTTCGGACACCACGGGGTTATAATGCGTTTGGATGCCTTCCGACTCTTTCGTTCACCTCCATCTTCATACGGAATATTCCTTCCTCGATGGGGCCATTCGGATGAAGGAGCTCATGAAAAGAGCGACGGAATTCGAAATGCCGGCGGTGGCGATCACCGACCACGGAAATCTCCATGGCGCGATCGAATTTTACCAGGCGGCGACCCAGGCGGGAATCAAGCCGATCATTGGTTGCGAGGCTTACCTGGCGCCGGGAGCGATCAAAGACCGGCCGAATAATCAGCGGGACGCCGCGTATCATTTCACGCTCCTGGCCCGGGACGAGACGGGGTATCGCAACCTCGTAAAACTCATTTCGACCGCGCACCTCGACGGGTTCCACTACAAACCGCGGATCGACAAGGAATTGCTCGCCGCCCACGCGAAGGGATTGATCGGGCTAAGCGGTTGTCTCAAGGGCGAGATCAACATGGCGATCCAATCGGACAATCTCGAGAAGGCCAGGCAAAGCATCGCGGAGTTTCGCGACATTTTTGGGGCGGAGGATTTTTTCCTGGAGATGCACGACCATGGCATCGAGGCGCAACAGAAATGCAACCAGATCATGCCGCGCCTCGCCCAGGAGTTTGGCCTCGGGCTGGTGGCGGCGAACGATGTCCATTTCCTGGACCGAAGCCACCACGAGACGCACGACGTGATGGTTTGCATCGGCACCGGGAAAATGGTCCACGACGAGCGCCGGATGCGTTATACGCCCGAGCTTTACTTCAAATCGGCGGCTGAGATGCGGGCTCTTTTTGCGGATCATCCCACCGCGATCACGAACACGCTGGAAATTGCCGATCGGATCAATCTCAAACTGGAGTTCGGGGTTTCGAAGTATCCCGATTACCCGGCGCCGGCGGGCAAAACGCGGGAAGCCTATTTGCAGGAGCTTTGCTACCAGGGTCTCCATGAGCGTTATGGGGAGCGCGCCGGAACGGACTCCGAATTGATCAAGCGCCTCGATTACGAAATCGACGTGCTGACCAACGCGGGATTCGTCAGCTA
Above is a genomic segment from Chthoniobacterales bacterium containing:
- a CDS encoding P-II family nitrogen regulator; the protein is MKKLEAIIKPFKLEEVKEALAELGIEGMTVTEVKGFGRQKGHTEIYRGSEYTVDFLPKIKIEIVLPDARVDAAVSAIVNAEI